In the genome of Arachis stenosperma cultivar V10309 chromosome 2, arast.V10309.gnm1.PFL2, whole genome shotgun sequence, the window acaagaagatgcaaaggaattcgGGAAATATTTGTTACGAATGAAAGGGAagaatcaaaatttcttttttgagcttGAACTCGAGGAGGATCAATCAATTAAGCTGGCTTTTTGGGCCGATGCAAGAAGTAGAGCTGCCTTTGAGTATTTCGGAGATGTTATTTCATTTGACACCACttacaatacaaacaggtaacaaactgtccctgtttatgatgctaaattaatgtatttttataAATCTGCCGCAGAGGTGTATATTGGGTGTCTTTTGGATGTATAGAAAGCATTTGTTGGGTGTATCTAATGATTTTTCATTCTGCACTATGATAATTTGTTTCAGATATAATTTGGTTtgtggttcttttgtcgggGTGAATTGCCATCGTGCTCGTCGCTGCTTTACATTTTCTCATCGTTGCTTCTGAAGTTGTCTTCCTCTCTGCTCGCGCGCGGTCGTGCTCGTCTCTGCTCGCGCGCCGTCGTGCTTGTTGCTGCTCGTGCGCCTTCGTGCTCGTCGCCGCTCGCATCGTCGTCGTGTTAGTCGTTCTGCATTTTGAGCTTCTGAACTTTTCTCTGCTCGATTCCAATTTGCTCGTCTTCTTCTACTTGCGACGTTTTGCTTGGCCCCTGGCTGGGTGCTGATATGCTCTGCTCCACCGTGGTGCTCGTGCTCTTTCCATCACAGATAGGCTCCTTACTTTACTCAGCTTTGTTATGGCTGAAGTTGACGAGAAATTTTGGTAAtgaaaatttttcttcttttatgaGAAATTActgtttaattaattatgatcCTATTAATCACTgcaatgttttatttttattgtgtattcGCCGGCCTGTGCTTTAATCACTAAATGATGTCAATTTTAGGGCttgaaaaatttaattaacaTTAGATTCATAGTCATTGTAGGTGTTGGAGTTGGCTGAGAATGCTTCCAGTTCAATCAATTTACTGCTAGGTTTTTCACAATGCTTCCACTTaccttcactttttctttttctctgcgtAACTAAACTTACTTCTTCAGggaggaggaagaggttgatagaTTTAGCAAAGTTCAAGAGAGTTTCTTGACAAGTTCTTCAACTCTCAGTATACTTGAATTCATGTTAGTGGTCCAAACTTTTATACTTTGAACTTTCAAGAAAATAAAGCAAGCCAATTAGTGATGTGTTGTGTGCAGTAGagattctttttctttccattttttacATTGATAAATTCGTATCTATAAACTCTGCTTCTCCATGTTCGGTGCTTCAGTTTATCGGCGTTTTTTCCATACTCATTGCATCGTAGGCATTCATTCAATGCCTTTCTTTATCATATATCTTATCAAACTTCATAATtctaattaattgattaattaattattgtgtctttactttcttttttctGTCTGGTCATTGTAAAGTTTTCAAGAGACAATAATTTGCTATATGTATAGgcaggtaatttttttttcctttcaagAATTCACACCAGATGATGGAATTCTTTATCTGTATTAGTTCATCATGGTTTGTAAAAACTTCAGGTGATGCTGAAAATGAAGAGTAGACATGTTGCAGGAACCAttaccaaaaagaaaaagagtaagctACCTTTGGCTTCACAAATCACATAATTGTTTTCCTTGTATATAGGGATAATCCTGATCATAAATAGATACTAAATTCTTTGTAATATTGAATTTGCAGTTGTTGTGCTAGATATTTGCACAGACTTACCAGCATGGCCAGGGAGACaggagggagaagaagaaagaagaaacaagAACTCACAATGCTCAACTGCATGCTACCATCTCAGAGCTGCAGTGGCTTCTGCTGTGGCAGCCATCCCGGCTGCAATGGCTGCTTCATCTGCACCAAGCAAGGATGAGAGGATGGCCAAGACTGGCGTGGCTGTGGCCTCTACAGCCACATTGGTGGTCGTGCAGTGCGTCGAGGCTACTGAGGCAATAGGGGCTGAGAGAGATCACCTAGCTTCTGTGGTTAGCTCAGCTGTCAATGTCAGCTCTTAAGATGATATCACTACTCTTACCACTGCAGCTGCAACAGGTAGCACTCCTTGATGACACTGTCAAGAATCAACAAGAGTATAGTTGAATTGTCAATAAGCCGCTTCATAGGACAAAATGTGTCTTGTGTTCATGTTGGCATGGATAGTGTGACACTAAGAGATAGTAATGATGACCCTGATCTTAATTATTAATGTTTGTAACTCTAAGAGGAGCAGCTACCCTGAAGGCAAGAGCATTGAAAGAGGTATGGAACATTGCTGCAGTGACACCATTAGAGAAAGGCAGGGGAGGATTGGAATTTGTGGCAAAGGTACTACAATTACCAATAACAATAATAGCAACAATACCAGCACAAGTGATGGTGGGGAGATTCTTAATGGAGAAAATTTTCTAGGCGTCTGCAGCCAAGAGCTACTTGCTAAGGGAAGTGAATTACTCAAACAAACCCGCAAAGGTAACACAACATCAATCACAAATGTTGCTGCTAGTattaaatcaattttattttgttggcAAAATGTCTTGACATAGTAATGAATAATGATGAAAATTGCAGGTGATCTTCACTGGAAAATAGTTTCTGTTTACATACATCGAATAGGCCAGgtaatttttttcctttcaagAATTCACACCTGATGATGGGATTCTTTATCTGTTTCAGTTCATATGGTTTGTAAACTTTTCAGGTGATGCTGAAAATGAAGAGCAGACATGTTGCAGGATCCAttaccaaaaagaaaaagagtaagctACCTTTGGCTTCACAAGTCACAACATTGTTTTCCTTATATGTGGGGATAATCCTGATCATAAACAGATACTAAATTCTTTGTAATCTTTGAAGTTGCAGATGCTATGCTAGATATTTGCAGAGACTTACTACTGCTTGATGATGGCGAAAAGTGGAAATACTTTGGGTTGAAGACAGATGCAAGGGGAATTGTAGAGATTGAGTGTAGAAATCAAGGGGACTATGATATCTGGACTCAAGGGGTCTCCAGGCTTCTTTCCATTGTTGCACAAAGACAAAACAGATTTGGAAACTGATCCATGCATCTTACACTATTACTATTAATTGGGTCTCTAGTTACTGCTGACTACTGAACTAAATTCAAATTATATGCATTATAATTCATTTTGCATATGTGTAACTGTAGATAGACAGACTCAACTCGAGTGAACTTTGTAAATTAAGCAAAAATCGTCTACTGTCTGAATTTGTACAATTGTAggagttttatttatttatttatttgggtAACTATGCCTTGTCTCAAGTCCCTATAATTCTTAAGAATTTCAGCTGAGGAtttatctctttttttaattttattgtgtacaaatttatttaataattaaatgattATACATGTCTCTTTTGTATTTTCACTACAAAAACAACTCTTATTTTTACCTTTCAATAGTTGCATATTTAGTTTAGAGGCAACATTTATATGGGTTGCATAATTAGAAGAATAAGCAACGTTTCCAAAGGTTTCATATCAATCTGACAGATAACACTTTAGTAGGTAGCTAAGTCAAATTAATAGGCAACATTTTAGCGTGTATACTAAGAAGAGGCAACGTTTTTTGCTAGTAGCTGAAGCAGCATGACAGCTAAAAGAACAGGTGTTAAAGTGTTGTCTAAAACACAGTTCAAGAGTTGCCTACAGAAGCGTTGCTTTTAAAGCAAAAAAACCTTGCTTCGACCTAAGGCAATGGCCGCATCAGCAAGGTCTCCAAAAACGTTGTCTCAAGTCTCAAAATGTTATTATAGATCAAAGgcaatttttttatcaatttttagacaatattttttgaatattgtCTCAACTCTAAAATGTTATAGTAATTTTaggttattttatctttaatataGAGAACCCTAATAGTTTAATATAGCAATATAATTCAACTTTTAACTCCAGgggaaattaaaataatgaatGTTATTTTTAAACCACATAACTGAGCATGCACTACTTGAAAAACCTAAAATTGATGGTCTGTACACTGATATTTGTATATAAAGAAGGTGGTGACGGAGGAACAGAAAGAGATGCCATACGTGTGTTTCAAGACGCTAGACAAGTTTTATGGAATCGACGTCTGCGATTTGCTTTCTCCGCCCAAGGAGTTGGAGGACCAGGCGGTGCTGACTTGGGCTTCTCTTCCTCCGATTCCAGCTGCTTTCAAGGCTGATCTTCCGGCTTTCTGCGTGCAGCTTGTGGAGTTCGACTCCAACTTCTATCTCCTCGGAGGTCTTCAAAATCGTCCTACCGGCGATGCTCCTATCGGTCCTCCTTCGGTCAAAACATTCGAACTTCGTCTGGACGAAGATAATGAGAAACAGAAGCAGAAGCAGTTAACGTTCAAGGAGGTGGACTTAATCCCTGAACCACCAATTTGCTACGCCAAGAGGGTGTTCGACTACGAAAAAATTAAGGGGGATTATTATTTCATCCAGTTCGATCCCATGATGCCTAAAATATCAAAGGATTCCTTCTGGGTTCTGCGCTCACAAACACATGACTGGCAATCTCTACCGTCTCCTCCCGACTTGGGCCTCGATGTTTATGATGTATTTGAAACAAATCATTTTGTGTATGGTGAAAGAATATATTTTCAAACCATTTATATGACAGATGATGCATTTATGGAATTTATGGAATTAAAGAGCAAAACTCCTTCACCCAATGTTGGAGAGTTTGAAAGTGTGCTCTTCTATTCCTTTGATACATCCTTGGGAGGTGGGACATGGACTATACAGGGGGGAGCTGATGCATTCATAGAATCTTTCAGTTTTACTGTTCAGGGCAGACGGCGCTTCCACCGTCCCATTACACTGCCTCTTCCAGGTATCATTCTCAGCAATTTCAATCATAATGACTTAATTCGTTTCTTTGTTTCTCTAATTTATTTATCCTTTTTATATGGTGGATCAAGAGTTATTTTTCTCAGCATAAACATACTACAATCGATatggaattgaattaaattaaaatttttatctgcTTCGCCTGGGATAGTTTGTCAAAGTACACAATTTGATTGAATTGAGTTTTGTTAGATCATTAAGGATATTTGTAATCACAATAGCAGTGAAACGTATAATTGCATTGAAATCTAGTCATTATGTTTTTTGTTGCAGTCCCAGGGGATTATAGTCTTCATCTCTCTACTTCTCACATTGAAAGATCCGATCATTTTGGTGAATGGGAAGATAGGTATAAAGCAACCTTACATGCCTTGCTTGTGAACAAAAGAGGTGTTCGATTTGTTCAGCCAATCGAGG includes:
- the LOC130962269 gene encoding uncharacterized protein LOC130962269, whose protein sequence is MPYVCFKTLDKFYGIDVCDLLSPPKELEDQAVLTWASLPPIPAAFKADLPAFCVQLVEFDSNFYLLGGLQNRPTGDAPIGPPSVKTFELRLDEDNEKQKQKQLTFKEVDLIPEPPICYAKRVFDYEKIKGDYYFIQFDPMMPKISKDSFWVLRSQTHDWQSLPSPPDLGLDVYDVFETNHFVYGERIYFQTIYMTDDAFMEFMELKSKTPSPNVGEFESVLFYSFDTSLGGGTWTIQGGADAFIESFSFTVQGRRRFHRPITLPLPVPGDYSLHLSTSHIERSDHFGEWEDRYKATLHALLVNKRGVRFVQPIEGCFEGIQPAFYAACPTLVYLGNNMVCAMLIGFLDEHHKRRCPLICVSIFNLSIMEDAIDMDYVNSSVSQKVHNFLTVNVIRRNVYSMVDYLETHLILRDVYPLIDEIKEFLWKESKDPLSPVSKKSKLI